Within the Corynebacterium tuberculostearicum genome, the region TTCGGCGGCAGAAACCATGGCATCCTGGCCGCGGATGACGCCATCTACGGCGGTCTTCAGGGCAGCCTGCAGCTGCTCGTCGGTCATGCCGGCGGCGGCAGGGATATCGCGCTCGGTGCGCACCACGAGCATGTCATCGTGCTCCGAGATAACAGCGCGCGCGCCGAAGGCTACGGAGTTGATCTGGTTAGCCGCGAGGAAGAGGCCGGCGTCGGCCTTGGAATAGGCGGCGTCGGTAGGCACATCGCAGCGGACAATAACCACGGAATCGAGAACCGCGAACATGGTGGGAAGGCCGTTGAGGTTGGCGGTAGCTGCCTCAATATCGCTGTCCATCTTGGTCAATTCGATGTCGAAGGTACGCATGGCCTCGACAACACGTTCCAGGGTGATCTCCGGCAGGTTGTTTTCGGTAGAGGCATTAGTCATGCTTGTGCTCCTCCCAAGTCACGAGCTGTGGGTAGTGTTCTTCCACGAAGGCGAAGGACTGCAGCATAGAATCCAGCGTGGACATCACGAAGGCGCCGATCTGATTGCGGGACAAACCGTGGGCAATGTTGATCTCGCGCACGCCAGAGACGGCGAGGTTATTCTCGGCTGACTCAAAGAAGCGCAGGGTCGGCGCGAAGTGCTGCTGGTTCCACTGGTTGAGCACCGTCAACAGGGTTGGGCCCTCAGAAGAAGGCACGTTGCCGCGCCAGACGGAATCCGCCACGAGCACATCATCGCGCACCTGCATGGCGATGGCGACGTTGGAGAAACCTGTGCGCAGGATCTGTACGGTTTCCTCCTCGCTCACTGGCTGCTCTTCGAGGCGGTATTCTAGGTTCTCAGATGCAAAGATTTCGCCGATGCGCTCGAGAGTTACGGGCTCTACCGGCGTATCGGGATACAGGGTTGG harbors:
- a CDS encoding YbjN domain-containing protein, coding for MTNASTENNLPEITLERVVEAMRTFDIELTKMDSDIEAATANLNGLPTMFAVLDSVVIVRCDVPTDAAYSKADAGLFLAANQINSVAFGARAVISEHDDMLVVRTERDIPAAAGMTDEQLQAALKTAVDGVIRGQDAMVSAAEEMAKLGSETAANAGSGDAAASDTPQS
- a CDS encoding YbjN domain-containing protein, which produces MSEEPTLYPDTPVEPVTLERIGEIFASENLEYRLEEQPVSEEETVQILRTGFSNVAIAMQVRDDVLVADSVWRGNVPSSEGPTLLTVLNQWNQQHFAPTLRFFESAENNLAVSGVREINIAHGLSRNQIGAFVMSTLDSMLQSFAFVEEHYPQLVTWEEHKHD